One Burkholderia pyrrocinia DNA segment encodes these proteins:
- a CDS encoding SDR family oxidoreductase — translation MTELQIAKAPPYVPGHQLLAGKSVLITAAAGAGIGFAAARRCAEEGCRALFISDIHEKRLEQAVQTLRAETGLQQVYGRLCNVAVEADVQALVAEAQDKLDGVDVLINNAGLGGSTRIVDMDDAEWSRVIDISLTGTFRMTRAMLPHMQARGRGAIVNNASVLGWRAQAEQAHYAAAKAGVMALTRCAALEASPYGVRINAVAPSIAMHDFLKKSAPADLLNQLASREAFGRAAEVWEVANVMVFLASDYASYMTGEVLSVSSQHA, via the coding sequence ATGACCGAACTCCAGATTGCAAAAGCGCCGCCCTACGTGCCGGGCCACCAGCTGCTCGCCGGCAAGTCGGTGCTGATCACGGCCGCCGCCGGTGCCGGCATCGGCTTCGCGGCCGCGCGCCGCTGCGCGGAGGAAGGCTGCCGCGCGCTGTTCATCTCCGACATCCACGAAAAGCGCCTCGAACAGGCGGTTCAGACGCTGCGCGCCGAAACGGGGCTGCAACAGGTCTACGGCCGCCTGTGCAACGTCGCGGTCGAGGCGGACGTGCAGGCGCTCGTCGCCGAAGCGCAGGACAAGCTCGACGGCGTCGACGTGCTGATCAACAACGCCGGGCTCGGCGGGTCGACCCGCATCGTCGATATGGACGATGCCGAATGGTCGCGCGTGATCGACATTAGCCTGACCGGGACGTTCCGGATGACGCGCGCGATGCTGCCGCACATGCAGGCCCGAGGCCGCGGCGCGATCGTCAACAACGCATCGGTGCTCGGCTGGCGCGCGCAGGCGGAACAGGCGCACTACGCGGCGGCGAAAGCGGGCGTGATGGCGCTCACGCGCTGCGCGGCGCTCGAAGCGTCGCCGTACGGCGTGCGCATCAACGCGGTCGCGCCGAGCATCGCGATGCACGATTTTCTGAAGAAGTCGGCCCCGGCCGACTTGCTGAATCAACTGGCGTCGCGCGAAGCCTTCGGGCGCGCCGCCGAAGTCTGGGAGGTCGCGAACGTGATGGTGTTTCTTGCAAGCGATTACGCGTCGTACATGACGGGCGAAGTGTTGTCGGTCAGCAGCCAGCACGCATGA